One region of Juglans regia cultivar Chandler chromosome 4, Walnut 2.0, whole genome shotgun sequence genomic DNA includes:
- the LOC109006779 gene encoding uncharacterized protein LOC109006779 translates to MDTQFCDLNVLGDALDKSLNIQGAQEAESASDGHEGEEDLCEKAQTCQATSYKCLNKCVTFPSSNMMLPASSSDEETEIASQGLFSEESKDQAYSRSISLPTPLKLVSALKGSRGKEGVLQEKLTVKWAPDVYDPTPTSVSHSVKSKSLQKSKNKKNEKRNGKKGQKGNCSQGGGRKDKKQTRKASKVSDKFGNFEVGSSNSYCGSSFRQKSRSEVHYSVGEAS, encoded by the exons ATGGACACTCAGTTTTGCGATTTAAATGTCCTTGGAGATGCTCTTGATAAGTCATTAAATATCCAAGGTGCTCAGGAGGCAGAATCTGCATCTGATGGGCATGAGGGAGAGGAAGACTTGTGTGAAAAGGCTCAAACATGCCAAGCTACTTCCTATAAGTGCTTAAACAAGTGTGTAACCTTTCCATCATCAAATATGATGTTGCCTGCTAGTTCTTCAGATGAGGAAACTGAAATAGCGTCACAGGGCCTTTTTTCTGAGGAATCCAAGGATCAAGCATACTCACGATCCATATCTTTGCCT ACTCCTTTGAAGCTTGTATCTGCCCTGAAAGGTAGCCGTGGGAAAGAAGGGGTTCTGCAGGAGAAACTGACAGTGAAATGGGCTCCTGATGTGTATGACCCAACGCCCACATCAGTCTCGCACTCAGTCAAAAGCAAGAGCTTGCAGAAGTctaagaacaagaaaaatgaaaagagaaatggGAAAAAGGGGCAGAAGGGTAACTGTTCACAAGGAGGTGGTCGCAAAGACAAGAAACAAACTCGCAAAGCCTCCAAAGTTTCTGATAAATTCGGAAATTTTGAAGTTGGCAGCTCCAACTCCTATTGTGGAAGTAGCTTCCGTCAGAAATCACGCTCCGAGGTGCACTATTCAGTTGGAGAAGCTTCGTGA
- the LOC109006778 gene encoding histone H2A — protein sequence METGGKVKRGAAGRKGGGPKKKPVSRSVKAGLQFPVGRIGRYLKKGRYSQRVGTGAPVYLAAVLEYLAAEVLELAGNAARDNKKNRIIPRHVLLAVRNDEELGKLLAGVTIAHGGVLPNINPVLLPKKPDKVATKEPKSPSKATKSPKKA from the exons ATGGAAACGGGGGGAAAGGTGAAGAGAGGTGCTGCAGGGAGGAAGGGAGGCGGTCCCAAGAAGAAACCGGTGTCCCGGTCCGTTAAAGCGGGTCTGCAGTTCCCAGTTGGACGAATCGGCCGGTACTTGAAGAAAGGCCGTTACTCTCAGCGTGTGGGCACCGGTGCTCCTGTTTACCTCGCTGCTGTACTTGAGTACCTAGCTGCTGAG GTTTTGGAGTTGGCTGGAAATGCCGCAAGAGACAACAAGAAGAACAGGATTATCCCAAGGCATGTGCTACTGGCCGTGAGGAACGATGAAGAGCTCGGGAAGCTTCTCGCTGGTGTGACCATTGCCCATGGAGGTGTCCTTCCCAACATCAACCCCGTCCTTCTGCCAAAGAAGCCTGACAAGGTTGCTACCAAAGAGCCCAAGTCTCCATCTAAGGCCACCAAGTCCCCTAAGAAGGCCTGA